The following DNA comes from bacterium.
CGAAAACGACGAAACGAGCAGCATCTACGCCGTCAAATACGGAGCGGACGAGTTCGTGTGCGGGATTACGAACGGCGGAATCCAGGTGGACGACCTGGGGCTTATCCCCTCCCCCCCCGTGTACCGCACGCTTATCGAGTTCTACTGCGGACTGGCGGTGTTCCATCCGCAGGCCGCGGCTAGGCTGAAGGGGATAAACAAGTAATGGTCAACCCCGGTTACCTGATGCTCGGCGGGAAAGTGCTTTTCGACGATCCGTACGCGCTCGCGCTCCGCGGAAGCGGCGCGGGCGCGCCCGCCGGGCGCGGGTTAAGGACGAGGCGGATGGCGGCGCGGCGCGCTGTTGATTTATCTTCCCGCAAAAGCAATGCAACAGGCGAAACCGCGGACGCGGAACCCGATTTGCCGCCTTTGAAAAAGCTGTTCGTGGCAAGGACGCGCAACCGGCGCTACACGGGCGAAATTTGCGGCGTCTGGTTTTCGGACGGGGAAGCGCTGTGCGCCAAAGAAGAGGCCGAGGCGCTTTTGGAAGCGGGATGCGAAGTTACGGTATGCGGAGGAACAGATGACTTTGAGTGAATACATTCGGCTGGCATGCGGCGACGCTACGGAGGGCGAGCAGGCGCTGTCGGACGGCGATATCGCGGACGTGCTTGCGGGCGCGGTGCTTTCTCCGGTCAGCCGGAATTTCATCCGCGCGATCCTGGAAAGCGGCGCGCGGGCGAGCGTCCTGAACCGCGCGGGCTGGGTGGAGCTGCCGCTTTCCGCGCTAAGTCCCGACCACAGGAAGTGGGGTTGCGGCCTGGGCGGCTGGCTGGACGGGCTGACCGACGTTTACATCGGCGGCGGGTTGCATCCGCTCGGCGAAAACGAAAGCATAAACAACCTGACCGGAATCGTGACGCTTTTGGCGGATCCGGGGGAGGGGGCGGCGGTCAGCGTGCGCACCTATCTTGTAGATCTGCCGCGGGCGGTCCACGACGCGCTGATGCTTATCGCGGGAAGCGAATCGCGGCTCGCGATCAAAGCGGGCGCGGGCGGTGCGGACGTGGACTTGTCCGGGCTCGCGGAGGCGCTGCGCAGGCAGGCGCGCGAGGTGATGGGCGCGGCGCCGGTCGAAATCGAGCAGCGGGGGGACTACCCGCACTAGGAGCTGAAATGCCGGACGGAACCAGACTAAAAGCGTTGTTCGAGCGGATGATACGCGTGCTCGGCGGAAGCGCGGAGGAAGTCTTCATCCGCACGTACGAGGAAACGGGCGGGCATCCCGAAAGCGGGATGCCGCCGGCGCGGATCGCGACCGATGTTCCGATTTCGCCGCGGCCGATTGTTCTGGCTGCGGATCAACAATTTTACGTTTTCAAAACGCGCGAAATCGAATCGGTGCGCATCGAGGCGGGCGACGTGAAAATCGTGATGGACGCGGATGAAGGCGTCGAGGCGGAAACGATCCTGCATTTCCGCGGCGCGGACTGGCGCGTGTATCGCGTCGACGCACCCGTGTTATTCGGAAGCGTGCAGGTGAAGATCGCGTACGCAAGGAAGGTGCAGGGATGAGGGACGCGATTACATCTCTTAACGCGTGGATTTCGGAAAAGCTGCCGGACGTGGCGCACAGCTTCGCGCCCGGCTCGCCTGTGAGCTTTCCATGCGTCGTCGTCGTGCCGCGGACGTTGGGAGGAAAAACGAAGCCCGCGGGCGGGCCGGCCGCGCTGGCGACTGTCACGTTCCAGGCGGACTGCTGGGCGGACGGCGGCGACGCTTTGGCCGCGCGGACAATCGCGCAGCGGATACTCGCGGCGCTGCTTGGCGACACCGACCGCGGCGCGCGGATACCGCGACACCGGTGGATTTACGGGGAGGGGGAGCCGGTGCGGGCGGAGATGCGCGACGAGATGGTTGTGACGGACGCGCGGATAGCAGAAATTCCGATACGAGACGCGCCGGAGCTGCGGCTGTGCCGCGCGATTTTCGATCTGCGGTTTGTTTTGACGGCTTAACTAGAAAGTTAAGTCCATTTAAGGAGGATTTTATGACGAACAACGTAAGCGCGCTGACGGTGGGGTCGGCGGAGATTTACATAAACGGCGAAAAGTGCGGCTGGGCGACGGATGTCGAAATCGAAAAGCGCGTCGAGGTTCTGCGCCATGAAAGCAATGTGGGGCTTGAATTCGCGACCGACCACGTCGTGCCGCTGCGTCGAAGCTTCATCGTGCGAGGGCGCTTCGGCGAAGTGGACCCGCCCACGATCAACAACGCGCTGGGGCTGTCCGGGCTTTCCGCGCAGGAGACCGCGAGCGCGCAGGGGATGACCGAGTACGCGAGGTTGTATCCCGGCAGGTGGTACACGCTGCGGTTCCCGTCCACCGGAACGAGCATCGTTTTGAAAACGGCGGACGGTCAGACGACGTTCGTGAAGAACACGGATTACGAAGTATCCGCCGCGCTCGACGCGATCAAGTTGAAGGACAATTCGGCGATTGCTCCGGGAGAGCTGCTTTTGCTCAGCTATTCGTATCAGCGCCCGCCGTACAGCGAGGTCGCGCTTTCCGCTCCTGGATTCGCTCGGCCCGTGCATCTCGTTTTGGTCCACCGCTATCCGGACGGCGCGAGCTTTTTCGAGCTGACGCTGCCGCGCGTGCTTCTCGAAGCCGACGTGTCGCTCGCGTTCGACGAAAAGGACTGGATCGGAATCGAGTTTTCCGGCGAGTGCCTGCCCGACGAAAGCGACGCGGCCGCGCCTTTCGGACGCCAGAAATTCTTCGGCCCGATATTCGAGAACATGGGGCTTGCCGCGGGCGACGTGGAGAGCAACCCTTACGTGCCGGAAATCGGCCCGACGTACTAGGAGGACGAAATGAACGAAACGGTTTTGGAAATCGAGCGCGACGTGTTTTTGGGCGAAGGGACGCCTCTCGTCCTGCGCGACGGGCGCAAACTGACCGTGCCGCGGTGGAGCGCGCGAAAAGCGCTGTCTCTGGGACGCAAGATCGCGGAGGCCGTGTCAATCGCATCGCAGGCGGAGGGCGGCGGCGGCGGAAAGGCGATTCTGTTTTCGCTGCCGCTAATCGGCGAGGTTGTGTGCGAAACGCTTGGCGAGGATGAATCGTTCCTGGACACGATCACGAAAGACGACCTTGCCGAAATCGCGCTTGCGATCGTGAAGCAGGAATTTATGTCCGAGCATTTCCTTTCGCTCTCAAAAAAAGCCGCGGCGCTCCTTCGCAGCTCTCGATCGGCGGATTGATCGATCTCATCGCGTCCGAGTACGGATGGACGGCTGCGGAAATTCTCGACGCGCAGACGATGCGCGGCCTGGAAATTCTCGCGGCGCATATCCGGGCGCGGAAAGCGGAGGAGCGCGTGGTGCACGCCGTCGCGTTCGGAGCGGACAGGAAGGAAGCGGAGCGGGCGATAAAGCGCATCCGCGAAAAGCTGATTGAAGAAATTTGCGGAAAAAACGAGGAGCCGAAATTCGATCCCGCGTTTTTTTCGGCGTGAGGCAAAAAGATGAGCGATTTTGAAATTGGCGGCGAAATGGACGACGCGATGGCGGAGCTTGCCGCGCAGTTCGCGAAGCTGGCGGAGGGGACGCGCGACGTGCTGGATGCGTTCTCCAAATTCGCCGGGATTGATGCGGGCGGCGCGCGGAGCGATTCGCCGTTCGGAAGCTGGGAGCGGCTGGGCGACGAAGTATTGGGCAGCGTGCGCGGAATCGGAAACGCGCTTTGGCGCGGCGGATTCGACGATGCGGGGCGCAGGTTCCTGCGCAACTTCGCGGGAAAAATCGGCGACGACGTTTCCGGCGCGGTGAGTGAAGCGCTGGGCGGCTCGTTTTTCGCAGATTTGTTCGGCGGACTTTTGGGAGAGCTGGTGCGCGGCCTGGGAGGGCTTTTCGGAAAGGACAAGAAAGCGAAGCTTCCGCCCGCAAAGCTGCCGGAGCTATTCAGTCCGCCGGAAATGATGAGCGCGCCGCTTTCGCTTTTGCCGTCGTCCGCGTTTCTTTCCGGGCGTGCGCCTAGGGCGACGATAAACGTGACGGTGAACGGAATCGTCGGCTCGCCGCGGGACGTCGCGGACGAAATAACGCGCATCGTAACGCGTACGCTTGTCGATCTGACGAGGAGGGGCGCGTAATGCTCAAATTTTGGACAACGGGCGCGGACGCCGATACGTTCGTGCTGTCGAGCGTGAAATCGCGCGTCGAGCACTCGCCGTGCGCGGCGATTGTTTTGGACCGCAGCGGAATTCCCCACAGGATCGCGGGCGAATATCAGCCGCGGCCGGTGCGCATCGAAATCGAATTTCCCGAAAACGCGCTTTCGCTTGAAAACACCCAGCCGATACGGTTCGACAATCTCCTTATCACGCTGTTCGAAACCAACCAGCCGGTCGTATTTTTTGAAAGCACGCGCGCCAGGGCGTACCAGGGATTTATCGAAGAGCTCGATCCGCGCATCGCGGCGAGGCGCGACCGGCTTGCGGGCGAAGACGATTTCGTCCGCGTCGTTTTCTGGCTGGAACGTTTCGGCACGTATTCGGACTGGACCAATCTGGCGAGCGTGGAATGGGAGGACGAGTGATGAGCTTCACCGAAACCGCGCGCGCGGCGCTCGCCGCGAGAAACAAACGCATCGTTTTTCGCGCGCGCCTCAAAACATCGCATCCCGAATCGAACGAGTGGAGGGAATATCCACTTGCGGAAAACGGATTCAGGCTCGTGCGCGAAAGCGGTCTTCCCGCGCGGCTGGAGCTGGATCCGGTTCCGCCGGACGGCGGTTTCGGAGCGGAAAGCGATCCATCCGAGCGCTGGCAGCTCTTCGCGCAGTGCGAGCTGTGGTGCGACGTGTACACCGGCCCGGCGGAATACGAGTCGCAGCGGCTGTTCGACGGAATTCTGACCGAGATAACGCCGCGGGATTACGGGCTGCCCGCGGTCGCGCTGGACAGGCTGCACATTTTGTCGCGCACCGTGTGCGCGGTCGCGATGGAAGCGGAGCAAATCCCGATTGTTGACGGCGCGCCGCTTGCGCGTGCGGAAGAATTTGACGACCACACTTTCGGATTGGTAATGGCGGAGACGCCGGACGGATTTTCGGCCGAGGGTGAAAGACGCGCATGGCAGCCGGGCGACATCCGCGTTTTTGATTCCGCGGGGGGGGAGCTTCCGCCTGGAAGTTACGCCGTTTATCCGGACAGCGGAGTCGTACGGTTTCATTCGATACCGGAAGACGATGTTTTCATTTCCGGCGTGCGCTGCTACATCGAGGGAACGAACGATGTTTCAAATGTCCTGCTTTCGGCGCTGACGTATCCGAAGGAAAAAGGCGGGCCGGGGCTGTCCGTCGCGCAACTCGATCTGCCGGCGCTTGGACTCGACCTGAACCGCGTAGAGTGGGCGGAAGCGGACGGGAGCGTCGCGGATTTTATTTCGCACCTGCGCGGCGCGCTGCCAGGAAACGTTTCGCTTTCGTACGACAGCGATTCCGGCAGGTTCAAACTGCGCGCAATCGAGCAGAGCGAAACGCCGGATCTGACGCTTTTGAATCCGGTTTCTGTATCCGGGCCGCGGGACGCGCACGAGGTATACACGCGCGTGATAATCCGCGGCGAAAATCCCGCGCCCGCGCCACTCTCGGACGATGCGGAAATAACCGACTTGCAGGAAGGAGTCGGCGAGACATTCAAGTGGGAAGGCAACAAGAAAACGTTCGACGCGGGAACGATCGCGCTTGTATCGGACGGCGGCGCGAACACGGGATTCGGGCGGCACAACCTTCCGGGCGAGCCGTACGACTGGCGGGATTTCGCGCTGCTCGACCTCGGCGCTCCGGAGGGGGGAGGGTTCTTCCGGATTTCGCGCGTCGACGTGGTTGCGGCGAACAGCGCGAATCCGAATTCGCAAAGCGGCGCGAATTTGATTTTCCTTTACGGCGTCGAGCTTTTGGGAAGCAGGGACGGAGTCGGGTTCGTACGCATAGCACCGGGCGCGAAGTGTTTTCTCAAGGCGCTCGAAGTGCGCACGTTCGATTCGCTTTCGTTCGACCGGTTCCGGTATCTCAAGGTGCGCGTCAAACCGGCCAAAGACGGACTGTCCAACCAGAGCGATCCGGGGCTTGCGCTGAACGAAATCCGAATTTGGGGCGCTCTCGAATACGAAATCGAGTCGTGCGTCCAGGACGACGATCCCGATGCGCCGTTTTACTTCCCCGCCCTGCTGGAGAAAACATCGGCGATCGGACATCTGACATACATCGAGGACGCGGGAAACGCGCTTGACCGGTACGCGGCCAAGGCGCGCGCGGACGCGCTGCTGTCGGAGTTCATCCGCGCGTTCCAAGCTGTCGAGTATTCATGCATCGTCGATCCGACGGCGGACGTGGATATGACCGCGGCGGTGGAAGACGCGGCGACGGGAATAGAAATGAGTTTTCTTATCCACCGCGTCGTAATCGAAGGCACGCGGACCGTCGTATCCGGCGTGGATTATCTATCCGCGCCGCTTTCTTAGGAGGACAGATGGCGAAGCAAATCCGAAATCTCGCATCCGAAATCGACGCGCGTATCGCGCGCTCTTCCGCGCGGGGGAAACGCGGCGCTGTGCCGCATCCGCCGTCCAACCGCGACTGGCGGGCCGAGCCCGCCGCCGACAATCCCGATCCGTCGTTCGATTTCGGCGTGCTTTCTCTCGGCGAATACGGCGACGAAACCGCGCTCTCCGGCGACGTGAAATTGAGCGAAGCCGCGGGAATCGAAATCGCGCGCATCGACGCCGACAACGCGCTTTCGGTCGGATTCACCGCGGAAGCGGCGGAAATGCTGGGATTGCTTGCGAGCGCAGGGCCGGGCAAACTCACGACGAACAACATAGGCGCTCCGCTCATTACCGTTTTCCGGCTGGGAACGCAGATTTACGCGCTGACCGCCGGGCAGATTTACCGCGTCGGCGAAACCACGGGAACGCTCGTCGCGATTCCCGGATGCGCGCCGGGGCCGGGCGAGCAGTTCACGTGCGCACGCGTATTTTCACCGTACGCTTTCATCGGTACGAGCACGAACAACCGGCCTTTCTTGAATATTTACAGGTTTGACGGCTCGGTTATAGCGGGGGAGCCCGTTCTTCCGGCAATCGGACAAAACTATTTCGTCGCGGGGATGACGGTATGCGCGGCTTCGCTTTACGCGCTCGCCGGCGACCTCGCCGCGCCGAATTACGGATGGACGGTGCTCCAGCGCGCCGCTCCCGGTGCTTGGGTTCAGCTTCTTCCCTGGCAGAGCGGCGAGCAGGCGGGGACTATCGGTGCATCGTCGGAGCTTCTCGTGACCGCCAACGCGGGCGCGGCGGGACGCGTTTACAGCGTGCAGCTCGGAGCCGGTCAGGCCGCGCCCATGCCCGTCGTGAACCTTCCCGGCGGCGCGCCTCTGGCAACCCTCGCGGGCGCGGAAATCGCGGTGCGCGGATGCGAAGCGTACGTTTCGGACGGCAGCAATATCTGGGGAATCGCGGACACCCAGCCGAAGACGCACTCGGCAGCGCCTGTCAATCTTGCCGCGTTTTTCGCCGCGCCGTCGCGGTTCACGGCGCCCGCATCGTACATCGCGGTGGACTCTACGGGCACGGCGTTCGGAATCGAGGCGGGCGGGCTTTTCGTTTTCGGTGTCGAGGTGCGCTTCCGGATTGATGCAACGCCGACGTTCGAGGACTGGTGCTACCTGCTCGGATACGACGGCGCGGAACTTATCGAAATCGCGGCGGGAAAGTCGCCGCCCGCGCCGTATTTCCGTCCGGTCGAGGTTGACCGCGGCGGGAGGATTCTGTTCGCCGCGCTCACCGCGGCGGACGCGCCGTATGTCTGGAAGATGCGGATGAGCCTGAAGCACATTCTCGGATTCGCGGGAAGAAAACTCGGAGTGAAATGAAATCGCGTCACGCGAGGCGTGACTAAGGAGAAATCAATGAAGGTCTTGAAGTTTTTAAAAATCGGATTGAAGGAAGTCTGGCGGTACGCGAAGTGGCTGTGGAAGCATTACGACGAGATCGCACCGGTGATCGAAATAATCCGCAGGCTCGCGGGCGAGGCCGAGGAGGCGTTCGACTCCGGCGAGGACAAACGCCGGTTCGTCGCGCGGCGCGCCGCGCGGGCGCTCGCCTGCAGCGGGACGGCGAAGACGACGCGTAATCTTTTGATCGAGCGCGCGGCGGCGGACGCGAAGGACGGTGCGCTGTGAATCCGGAAATCACGACGACGGGAGCGATACTTGCGGGTCTCGCGGCGCTCGTCACCGCGGCAAGCGCCGGGATGGCGCGTGTAATCGCGGAGCTGCGCAAAATATCCAACGGCAACATGCAGCGGATCGACGAGAGGCTGGCCGAGATTGCGAAACTGGAGCGCGCGAATTTGATGATGGGGGGGAAGATATTGCGGGCCATCCGCGGCCTCGGCGCGGACGGCAATTCGCCCCCCGTCAAAAAACGCGCGGGGCGCGCGGAGGGCGCGCCCGCTCTGATTCCGCATCCATCTACAATGGAGGGCGATGGCAGGAATGACGGATAAATTCGCATCGCCGCTGATGCGCGGAACGCTTGAGGTCGCGCGCGGATTCGTCGGCGTGCGCGAGGAGCCGCCCGGCTCCAACTGGGGCAAGGAAATCGAGCGGTTTCTCGCGAGCACCGGGATAAGGACGCCCGCGCCATGGTGCGCCGCGTTCGTATATTTCTGCGTTAAGAGCGCGGCGACGGAACTCCGCGTCGAAAATCCGTTCGCGAAAATCAAGCTCAAGGCGTACACGCCCGCGTGGCTCGAATGGGCGGATGCGCACGGGGAAAAGCTGACGGGTGGAAAGGCTGCGGCGCTTTCGCCGGCGGAATTCGCTCGCGAAATTCCGCCCGGAACGATATTCCTTCTTTATTATCCGAAGCTCAAGCGCGTCGGACACATTGGATTCATAGCGGGCGCGCCGGACGAATCGGGTTACATCCCGACTATCGAGGGAAACACGGATCTGCGCGGATCGCGCACAGGCGGCGGCGTAATTCTGCGAACGCGCAGACTGCGCGGGATATACAGGCTTGTCCGGTATTGAACAGCCTGGAGTAAAATTGAGTCGGTGACTTGCGATTGAGTCCTTCAATTAAAAAACGGATTTTGCTTTTATCCATCGCTTTCGCCATGCTGGCGGCGCTAACGGCCGCGGCGTTTTCGCAGACGGGCGAGCGCATCCGCGGGCTTCTGCGCGATTTCAAATACGTCGCGAATGTCAGGTACGCTGAAGGCGGCGGAAAGTACCACCTTCTGGATGTATTCGCCCCTAGGATAGTCCCCGATTCGCCGATGCCCGTCGTCGTCTATATCCACGGCGGCGGATGGCGCAGGGGCGACAAGATAAGCGGCAAGACTTTTATGGCCGCGCTTGCCGAGGCCGGATTCATCGTCGTTTCGATCAACTACCGGCTGGCGCCTGACTCCAAATGGCCGGCGCAGATCGAGGATTGCAAGGCCGCGATACGCTGGGTGCGGAAGAACATCGCGTCCTACGGCGGCGATCCGCGGCGCATCGGCGTGTTCGGGCTTTCCGCGGGAGGCCACCTCGCCGCGCTTCTGGGCACATCCGGCGGCGTTGCCGCACTAGAAGGCGATCTGGGAGAGCGCAACATGTCCAGCCGCGTAGACGCCGTGTGCGACTGGTTCGGGCCGTCCGATTTCACCATCCTGGGCAGGCGCGCGAGCAAAGAACACAAAGGGATCCTGGAGGGCTTCCTGGGCGGAAAGCTTGATGAAGTCCGTGACAGGGCGATTGCGGCGTCGCCGGTCACGTACATAGACCGCGACGACCCGCCGTTTCTGATCATCCACGGCGATTCGGACCCGCTGGTTCCGGTGGAGCAGTCCGAGCGGCTGCACGGGCTGCTTGCGGAGGCGGGCGTCGAAAGCGAGCTAATCGTGGTACCGGGAGGAAAGCACGGAGATTTCCGCGGCACCCATCCGGACGGGCGCGAACTGACGGCGCTGATGGTCGAGTTTTTCGAAAAGCATCTGAAATAGTCCCGTTCCCTTTTTGCGCCGTTCCGGATAACCGCCGTAAATTGAAGGTACAATAATTGCGGCCGAGTTTTGCGGCCGGACAAATATTCAAATGGCCCGTGGCCGGAAGAAACTTGCGCGACCAGCCGCGTCAAAAGGCGCAAAAGCTTCAATTTGCGCTTTGCTTTTAACCGCTGCGCTTTCCTGCGGGGGCGGGAATGCACCGCCGCGGAAGGATTCCCATTTTGCAATGGATGGAAGTCTCTCACAGGAGGCATCGCAACTTTTCGCGTCAATTTCGAACGAAAGTCCCGATCCCGCGATAATGGCGTTGCTGCTTGACGCGCTTGACGACAAGTTGAAGGAATTCCATCCCGAAGGGAAAATCCGGTCCTCCGTCCCCAAAGGAGAAGCCGGCAAGGTTTACGACCTTTCGTACGACCAGGGTACGAAAACCTTGTCCTGGAGCTACGTCAACCGAGGGGATTACGATTTTTCGGGCGAGGTCGGGCTGTCCGATCTGACTCCCATCGCGATTTATTACCAAGCCAAAACCGGAGACGGCATCGGAGACGACCAACGCGAGCGCACGGTGGATGGAAACGGCGACGGAGAGGTGGATATAAAGGACATAAATCCAATCGCTCTCTCTTACCTTGCCGATGTTGCGTCGTACCGGATACTCACTTCGTCCGAAGCTGGCGGCGAATACACCGCAATCGGAGAAATCGAATACGCGCAAAACGGCGGCGGCCATCCGCCGAAATTCGTCATACCCCTTCCGGACGCGGCACACGCGTTCGTCGCGGTCGTGCCGCTCGACGGAAGCGGTACGCCCGGAGAACAAAGCGATCCGGTTCAGGTGGGACAGAGGCCGCTGATTTTTGAAGTCGGCCCGTCCGGGGGAAAATCCGGCGCGGCGGTGGTTTTTTCGGCCAGCGTCGCGGGCACGCCGCCGCTGTCGTACGCTTGGAGTTTCGGCGATGCCGCGTCGCCGTCCGTTGCGGCTGTGCCTTCCCCTACCGTCGTGCTGGGAGCAGCGGGCGAATATTCGTGCAGCCTCGCGGTTACCAATAAGTACGGCCTGGCGGAATATGATTTCGAGGTTTCGGTTTATTCCGCCCCATCCGCGCAAATCAGGGCCACTCCCGCATCGGGGAATCCTCCCCTAGTAGTGCTGCTCGACGCGTCGGGCAGCACGGCCGGCTCCGGTGCGATCGTGCTTTACGAATGGGACGCGGACGGCGACGGCGCGTACGAGTCGACATCGGGAAGCACGCCGGAAATATCCGCGACCTACAATACTCCGGGCGTTTATTTCCCCGCCGTCAGAATCACGGATTCCATGGCGAACCAAGCGACCGCCTCCACGCAGGTTCGGGCCAACTCGGCGCCTTTCGCCGATTTATCGGTTGATCCCCGGTCGGGCGCCGCGCCGCTGACCGTCGTGCTGGACGCTTCCTCAAGCCTCGACCCGGACGGGACTATTGTTTCGTACGAATTCGATTTCGACGGCGACGGTGCGTGGGACACTCCTCGGCAACCGCAAAGTTCGATCCAACATCAGTATTCCGTACCCGGATTTTATCTGCCGTCAGTGCGCGTGACGGATTCCGACGGCGCGTCGGACGTCGAAATCGCCGCGGACGAGCTGTACATTTCCGGATGGCGGAAGAGGACTTTGGATTCCCAAGGCTTTGTCGGAAAATACTGCTCGCTTGCGGAAATCGGGGGTGTACCGGCGGTTTCGTATTTCGACATCGGCGCCGGCGACTTGAAATTCATCGCCGCGCTTGACGAACTGGGCGAAGCCTGGCGCCCGCCAGTCCTGGTGGATTCCGCCGGAACCGTCGGCTCGTACAGCTCCCTCGCGGAAATAGCGGATGCGCCGGCGATTTCGTATTTCGACGCTTCAAACTCCGCAGCGAAATATGTCCGCGCCCTGGACAGCGCGGGAAGCGCTTGGGGCGAGCCGGTCATGCTTGCATCCCAAGGAAGCGTGGGCGCGAACACATCCTTGGCCGTGATAGACGGAAGGCCCGGGGTGAGCTATCTGGATATTTCGAATCACAATTTCATGTACGTAAGCTCCTTTGACGAAACCGGCGCGGCCTGGGACGCTCCGCACGTTGCGGCGGCGGGCGCGTCCGCGGGCGAGCGCAACTCGCTGACCGAGGTCGCCGGACATCCCGCAATCACATTCGTGGAAGAATCCTCCGCGTCGCTCGCCTTCGTGCGCGCGATGGATCCGCAAGGCACGTCCTGGCCGGAGCCGGTGACAATTGACGGAACACTCGGCGCGGGGCTTTATTCTTCGCTTGCATTCGTCGGGGGCGCTCCGGCGGTCAGCTATTTCGAAAACAACCAGTCGCGGCTGATGTTCGCAGGGGCTCTTGATCCATCCGGCTCCGAATGGAAAACGCCGCTTGGTTTGGAGTTCGGCGGGGCGGGGCTTTGGTCGTCGCTCGCCA
Coding sequences within:
- a CDS encoding alpha/beta hydrolase; the protein is MSPSIKKRILLLSIAFAMLAALTAAAFSQTGERIRGLLRDFKYVANVRYAEGGGKYHLLDVFAPRIVPDSPMPVVVYIHGGGWRRGDKISGKTFMAALAEAGFIVVSINYRLAPDSKWPAQIEDCKAAIRWVRKNIASYGGDPRRIGVFGLSAGGHLAALLGTSGGVAALEGDLGERNMSSRVDAVCDWFGPSDFTILGRRASKEHKGILEGFLGGKLDEVRDRAIAASPVTYIDRDDPPFLIIHGDSDPLVPVEQSERLHGLLAEAGVESELIVVPGGKHGDFRGTHPDGRELTALMVEFFEKHLK
- a CDS encoding PKD domain-containing protein, whose protein sequence is MDGSLSQEASQLFASISNESPDPAIMALLLDALDDKLKEFHPEGKIRSSVPKGEAGKVYDLSYDQGTKTLSWSYVNRGDYDFSGEVGLSDLTPIAIYYQAKTGDGIGDDQRERTVDGNGDGEVDIKDINPIALSYLADVASYRILTSSEAGGEYTAIGEIEYAQNGGGHPPKFVIPLPDAAHAFVAVVPLDGSGTPGEQSDPVQVGQRPLIFEVGPSGGKSGAAVVFSASVAGTPPLSYAWSFGDAASPSVAAVPSPTVVLGAAGEYSCSLAVTNKYGLAEYDFEVSVYSAPSAQIRATPASGNPPLVVLLDASGSTAGSGAIVLYEWDADGDGAYESTSGSTPEISATYNTPGVYFPAVRITDSMANQATASTQVRANSAPFADLSVDPRSGAAPLTVVLDASSSLDPDGTIVSYEFDFDGDGAWDTPRQPQSSIQHQYSVPGFYLPSVRVTDSDGASDVEIAADELYISGWRKRTLDSQGFVGKYCSLAEIGGVPAVSYFDIGAGDLKFIAALDELGEAWRPPVLVDSAGTVGSYSSLAEIADAPAISYFDASNSAAKYVRALDSAGSAWGEPVMLASQGSVGANTSLAVIDGRPGVSYLDISNHNFMYVSSFDETGAAWDAPHVAAAGASAGERNSLTEVAGHPAITFVEESSASLAFVRAMDPQGTSWPEPVTIDGTLGAGLYSSLAFVGGAPAVSYFENNQSRLMFAGALDPSGSEWKTPLGLEFGGAGLWSSLATYQAKPAIAYFDSSINRIKFVAALDTAGTMWAAPEVVAQEEAEHLSLAIIAGRPALAYYDPLQLDLRFVVLY